A region from the Antennarius striatus isolate MH-2024 chromosome 22, ASM4005453v1, whole genome shotgun sequence genome encodes:
- the slc35e3 gene encoding solute carrier family 35 member E3 has protein sequence MLSSLSANRRIAAGLLVNLLSSICIVFLNKWIYVRYGFPNMTLTLVHFLITWLGLFLCHQMDVFTPKRLQVRRIVWLALSFCGFVVFTNLSLQNNSIGTYQLAKAMTTPAIILIQTSFYKKTFSPRIKLTLVPITLGVILNSFYDVRFNLLGTVFAALGVLVTSLYQVWVGAKQHELQVNSMQLLYYQAPLSSGFLICVVPAFEPLTGDGGIFGPWSLPALATVFVSGVMAFLVNLSIYWIIGNTSPVTYNMFGHFKFCITLTGGYLLFHDPLSLNQALGIVCTLAGILSYTHFKLLEQEEGKSRLAQRP, from the exons ATGCTGTCGTCTCTCTCGGCCAACCGGCGCATCGCCGCCGGCCTGCTGGTCAACCTGCTGTCGTCCATCTGCATCGTCTTCCTCAACAAGTGGATCTACGTCCGCTACGGCTTCCCCAACATGACGCTGACCCTGGtgcacttcctcatcacctggCTGGGGCTCTTCCTCTGCCACCAGATGGACGTCTTCACCCCCAAGCGCCTCCAGGTGCGGCGGATCGTGTGGCTGGCGCTGAGCTTCTGCGGCTTCGTGGTGTTCACCAACCTGTCGCTGCAGAACAACTCCATCGGGACGTACCAGCTGGCCAAGGCCATGACCACCCCCGCCATCATCCTCATCCAGACCAGCTTCTACAAGAAGACCTTCTCCCCCCGGATCAAACTCACCCTG GTGCCGATAACTTTGGGCGTGATCCTGAACTCGTTCTACGACGTGCGCTTCAACCTGCTGGGGACGGTGTTTGCCGCGCTGGGGGTCCTGGTGACGTCGCTCTACCAGGTG TGGGTGGGGGCCAAGCAGCACGAGCTCCAGGTGAACTCCATGCAGCTGCTGTACTATCAG gcCCCTCTGTCCTCAGGCTTCCTGATCTGCGTCGTCCCGGCGTTCGAACCCCTCACCGGGGACGGGGGGATCTTCGGCCCCTGGTCCCTCCCTGCTCTG GCAACGGTGTTTGTTTCCGGTGTGATGGCGTTCCTGGTCAACCTGTCCATCTACTGGATCATCGGGAACACGTCGCCTGTCAC CTACAACATGTTCGGTCACTTTAAATTCTGCATCACTCTGACGGGGGGGTACCTGCTGTTCCACGACCCGCTGTCGCTCAACCAG GCCCTGGGGATCGTCTGCACGCTGGCCGGCATCCTGTCCTACACACACTTCAAGctgctggagcaggaggaggggaagagCCGCCTGGCTCAGAGGCCGTAG